A section of the Rossellomorea marisflavi genome encodes:
- a CDS encoding glycerol-3-phosphate dehydrogenase/oxidase → MTFSSTHRQEVKNALKNEHYDLIVIGGGITGSGIALDASKRGMKVALVEMQDFAAGTSSRSTKLVHGGLRYLKQFEVKMVAEVGKEREIVYENGPHVTTPEWMLLPMHKGGTFGKFSTSIGLKVYDYLAGVKRSERRTMLSVSDTLTKEPLVKKQGLKGGGYYVEYRTDDARLTIEVMKEAIAHGATSINYTKSQRFIYDNKKVVGIEAEDLLTNETYEIRGTKVVNAAGPWVDDVRHKDYSTNNKQLRLTKGVHLVIDQSKFPLRQAVYFDTPDGRMVFAIPRDGKAYVGTTDTIFEKDKAHPYMTSEDRDYIMNAIHFMFPDVNITNDDVESSWAGVRPLIFEKGKDPSEISRKDEIWEAESGLITIAGGKLTGYRKMGETVVDLVAKRLKEEAKRKFPESTTKHMPISGGHVGGSKNFPAFVDEKAKEAVRYGLSEEEGRKLATMYGSNVDQLFKLAHAYTGTSGDKEVPASLYAQLLYSIQEEMTVTPVDFFIRRTGALFFDRAWVVKWHEPVIEMMNGLLNWTPEQKEKFTNDLKVELKNAVVPIDQQ, encoded by the coding sequence ATGACTTTTTCCAGCACGCACAGACAAGAAGTGAAAAATGCATTAAAAAATGAACACTATGACTTGATCGTAATCGGTGGGGGGATCACCGGATCAGGTATTGCTCTTGATGCTTCCAAGCGCGGCATGAAGGTTGCGCTTGTTGAAATGCAGGATTTTGCTGCAGGGACTTCCAGCCGTTCTACCAAGCTTGTCCATGGTGGTTTGCGCTATTTGAAACAATTCGAAGTGAAAATGGTTGCAGAGGTCGGAAAAGAACGTGAAATCGTGTATGAAAACGGTCCACACGTCACCACGCCTGAATGGATGCTGCTCCCGATGCACAAGGGTGGTACATTCGGTAAATTCAGCACATCCATTGGTCTTAAAGTATATGACTACCTTGCAGGAGTCAAACGCAGTGAGCGCCGGACCATGCTTTCTGTATCGGATACATTGACGAAAGAACCTTTGGTGAAGAAACAAGGACTCAAGGGTGGGGGATATTACGTAGAATACCGGACAGATGATGCACGTCTGACTATTGAAGTCATGAAGGAAGCCATCGCACACGGGGCAACTTCCATTAACTATACAAAATCCCAACGTTTCATTTACGATAATAAGAAAGTCGTCGGAATCGAAGCCGAAGATCTGCTTACCAATGAAACCTATGAGATCCGGGGAACAAAAGTCGTGAATGCTGCGGGTCCTTGGGTCGATGATGTCCGCCATAAAGATTACAGCACGAATAATAAACAGCTGCGCTTGACTAAAGGGGTACACCTTGTCATCGACCAAAGCAAATTCCCGCTTCGTCAGGCTGTATACTTTGATACTCCGGATGGCCGGATGGTCTTCGCGATTCCGCGTGATGGAAAAGCTTATGTGGGTACAACCGACACCATCTTTGAAAAAGATAAAGCTCATCCGTACATGACAAGCGAAGATCGTGATTACATTATGAATGCAATCCACTTCATGTTCCCTGATGTGAACATCACCAACGATGATGTAGAATCAAGCTGGGCTGGTGTACGACCGCTGATCTTTGAAAAAGGGAAAGATCCTTCAGAAATCTCACGTAAAGATGAAATCTGGGAAGCCGAAAGCGGTCTGATCACCATTGCCGGTGGTAAATTGACCGGATACCGCAAGATGGGTGAAACGGTTGTAGATCTCGTCGCAAAACGATTGAAGGAAGAAGCGAAGCGTAAATTCCCAGAGTCCACTACCAAACATATGCCGATTTCAGGTGGACATGTGGGTGGGTCCAAGAACTTCCCAGCATTCGTCGACGAGAAAGCGAAGGAAGCGGTACGCTACGGTCTTTCTGAAGAAGAAGGACGCAAACTGGCGACCATGTACGGCTCCAATGTAGATCAGCTGTTCAAACTTGCCCATGCATATACTGGAACCTCAGGAGACAAAGAGGTACCCGCTTCCCTTTATGCTCAACTGCTCTATTCCATCCAAGAAGAGATGACGGTTACACCGGTCGATTTCTTCATCCGTCGTACAGGCGCGTTATTCTTTGATCGTGCATGGGTCGTTAAGTGGCATGAGCCTGTGATTGAGATGATGAATGGATTACTCAATTGGACACCTGAGCAAAAAGAGAAATTCACCAATGATTTGAAAGTAGAATTGAAAAATGCTGTCGTACCAATCGATCAGCAGTAA
- a CDS encoding oxidoreductase yields the protein MNHKVAIVTGSNSGFGLLTAVELAKCGFRVIATMRDTAKKEGLLKRASSLQVEDRIFIKELDVTSASSLVSFKEFLTSLDRIDVLVNNAGFAQGGFLEEVCLEEFRQQFETNVFGVIGVSQLILPYMRRQGRGKIINIGSISGRIGFPGLSPYVSSKHALAGLSESLRLEVKPFGIDVHLIEAGSFQTSIWSTGKKITERSLQSESPYHAQMKKLNAHLVESEETYGDPRDVSNLVVRIATGRNRRFRYQVGKGTGITITLKSLLPWKIIERIILHKLS from the coding sequence ATGAATCACAAAGTGGCCATCGTGACAGGAAGCAATAGCGGATTCGGCCTTCTCACGGCGGTAGAGCTCGCCAAATGTGGATTCAGAGTGATTGCCACCATGAGGGACACCGCCAAGAAAGAGGGTTTGCTGAAGAGAGCATCATCTTTGCAGGTTGAAGACCGTATTTTCATCAAGGAACTCGACGTAACCTCTGCATCGTCCCTGGTATCGTTCAAGGAATTCCTGACGTCTTTGGATAGAATAGACGTTCTCGTGAATAACGCAGGATTTGCACAGGGAGGTTTCCTCGAAGAAGTATGTTTGGAAGAGTTCCGTCAACAATTCGAAACGAATGTATTTGGAGTCATCGGAGTGAGTCAGCTGATTCTGCCGTATATGAGGAGACAGGGCAGGGGAAAAATCATCAATATCGGCAGCATCAGCGGTCGGATCGGGTTCCCTGGTCTGAGTCCCTATGTGTCATCGAAGCATGCGCTGGCTGGCCTTTCAGAAAGTCTAAGACTCGAAGTGAAGCCATTCGGGATCGATGTCCATCTGATTGAAGCCGGCTCATTTCAAACAAGCATCTGGTCAACAGGAAAGAAAATTACAGAGCGATCCTTGCAATCAGAATCCCCTTATCATGCACAAATGAAAAAGCTGAATGCCCATTTAGTTGAATCAGAGGAAACGTATGGGGACCCAAGGGATGTCTCGAATCTGGTCGTAAGGATCGCCACTGGCCGTAATCGAAGATTCAGGTATCAGGTCGGGAAGGGGACAGGGATCACGATCACACTTAAATCGCTCCTGCCTTGGAAGATCATTGAGCGAATAATACTCCACAAGCTTAGCTGA
- a CDS encoding DUF4064 domain-containing protein, with translation MVKRTGEVVMGIFAIIFSFGFTVLGVLFNAGANNDEFSSSFQESFTQNDPTLTSEDADLFLGVMQSLGTGMIWLGIIAGIIGILAVIFITKNKKPVLSGILFIVGALIIGIGTIGAGFVPGLLYLIAGIMALVRKPKPMDTAL, from the coding sequence ATGGTAAAACGTACTGGAGAAGTCGTAATGGGGATATTTGCAATTATCTTTTCGTTTGGATTCACTGTACTGGGCGTACTTTTCAATGCAGGGGCCAACAACGATGAATTTTCATCTTCATTCCAAGAAAGCTTTACACAAAATGATCCTACACTTACTTCGGAAGACGCTGACTTATTCCTTGGCGTCATGCAATCACTTGGAACAGGGATGATCTGGTTGGGTATCATAGCAGGTATCATTGGGATTCTTGCAGTCATCTTCATTACAAAAAATAAGAAACCTGTTCTTTCAGGCATTCTATTTATAGTAGGAGCATTGATTATCGGTATTGGTACGATTGGAGCAGGATTTGTTCCAGGTCTACTATACCTAATTGCTGGTATCATGGCCCTTGTCCGTAAACCAAAACCAATGGACACGGCACTATAA
- a CDS encoding M24 family metallopeptidase encodes MNRLEQFKEWLQHEQIDAAFINSSENVFYLSKFLTDPHERLVGVFVFPEAEPFVIAPGMEVRQVKEAGWPYEVIGYSDHEDPWDFVGKAMEKRNIKAKKVSFEKEVVTYARSEAFLNLFDAPEIINAEDRLNDMRVCKSPEEIEIMRRAAKMADYGVEIGVAALKEGISEMEVLATIEYELKKQGVREMSFATMVLFGEKGGDPHGNPGDRRLKSGDLVLFDLGVVLDGYTSDITRTVAFKSISDKQREMYETVLKAELAALEASKPGNRVGDLDSIARHIITDAGYGENFPHRIGHGLGINVHEFPSMSHTNDGVLREGMTYTIEPGIYIPEIGGVRIEDDVLITKDGCETLTSYPKELQIIE; translated from the coding sequence ATGAATCGATTGGAACAATTCAAAGAATGGCTGCAGCACGAACAAATTGATGCAGCATTCATCAATTCAAGTGAAAATGTATTTTACTTAAGTAAATTTCTAACTGACCCACATGAGCGCCTCGTCGGGGTCTTTGTATTCCCTGAAGCGGAACCATTCGTCATTGCACCGGGAATGGAAGTACGCCAGGTGAAAGAAGCCGGGTGGCCATATGAAGTGATCGGATACTCCGATCATGAAGACCCTTGGGACTTTGTAGGAAAAGCTATGGAAAAGAGGAACATCAAAGCCAAAAAGGTGAGCTTCGAAAAAGAAGTGGTCACCTATGCACGAAGTGAAGCGTTCCTCAATCTCTTCGATGCACCTGAAATCATCAATGCTGAAGACCGGTTGAATGACATGCGCGTTTGCAAATCTCCTGAAGAGATCGAAATCATGAGAAGAGCAGCGAAGATGGCCGATTACGGTGTGGAAATCGGAGTTGCTGCACTTAAAGAAGGAATTTCAGAAATGGAGGTCCTTGCCACCATCGAGTACGAACTAAAAAAACAGGGCGTCCGTGAAATGTCTTTCGCCACGATGGTCCTGTTCGGTGAAAAAGGCGGGGATCCCCATGGAAATCCAGGAGACCGTAGGCTCAAGTCAGGTGATCTCGTCCTCTTTGATCTAGGCGTGGTACTTGATGGCTATACGTCTGATATTACAAGAACCGTTGCCTTCAAATCGATATCGGACAAACAACGGGAAATGTATGAAACAGTACTGAAAGCGGAACTTGCTGCACTGGAAGCAAGTAAACCGGGCAACCGTGTTGGGGATCTTGATTCAATCGCCCGTCACATCATTACAGATGCAGGATATGGGGAAAACTTCCCACACCGCATCGGCCATGGTCTTGGCATCAATGTCCATGAGTTCCCTTCCATGAGCCATACCAATGATGGAGTCCTTCGGGAGGGAATGACCTACACCATCGAACCTGGGATCTATATTCCTGAAATCGGTGGTGTGCGAATCGAAGATGATGTGCTGATCACGAAGGACGGCTGTGAAACGCTCACATCCTATCCGAAGGAACTGCAGATCATTGAATGA
- a CDS encoding DNA topoisomerase III: MKLVIAEKPDQGATLAKPFPHKKRQGYIEIQPNPIFPNGAYVTWAVGHLLQLKSPEKYESSWKKWSLDTLPIVPDRFQYEVQRSKSKQYNVIKSLLQKDEVSEIIHAGDAGREGELIVRNITTMAKARKPMKRLWISSLTEKAIVQGFQNLKDESETRSLYHEAYSRACADWLVGMNASRAYSLLLQGQGMSDVFSAGRVQTPTLALIVKREEEIERFKSEPFWEVKATFNMEGNLYEGTWVKDGNTRIQSKEMAEKIAAFCQKGSARVKEVKTERKEFAPPMLFNLSSLQATINKMYKFSPKKTLDILQKLYQKGIVSYPRSDSQHVTKGEAEAFPEILSKLSQFKPYSEWIVESPPSLMNNKRFVNDQKVSDHYAIIPTEQVKDPAKLSEEERKIYDVVIRRLIAAHHDKAIIDYTSVSTLVEERAEFSSKGKQIIQEGWRKVIVPTEKDNDVILPPLSENQKGMVTRASVKEGKTQPPKRYTEGQLITLMKTAGKHIENDELEKVLKATEGLGTEATRAGIITMLKDRQYIFIQKNIVYPTDKARVLIRAVGHHVLASAEMTAKWEQRLQEIGKGQASAPEFMEQVKKLSASLVKQATEESNRWDFNDLDTSSIQRERGKGKGKSRVKTPVGTCPKCGGKVIPKGKFYGCSEYSKTKCSFSISKKILSKTIPQAQVKKLLKDGRTDRIDGFKKGEKEFSAYLGWDPQARNIQFLFDVE, translated from the coding sequence ATGAAACTTGTAATTGCCGAAAAACCCGATCAAGGTGCCACATTGGCAAAACCTTTCCCCCATAAGAAACGGCAGGGATATATCGAGATCCAGCCAAACCCGATTTTTCCGAACGGAGCCTATGTGACATGGGCCGTAGGACATCTGCTTCAATTGAAGTCTCCTGAAAAGTATGAATCATCATGGAAAAAATGGTCCCTCGATACCCTCCCCATCGTACCTGACCGCTTCCAATATGAAGTCCAACGCAGCAAATCGAAACAATACAATGTCATTAAAAGTCTCCTTCAAAAAGATGAAGTGTCTGAAATCATCCATGCGGGAGATGCAGGACGGGAAGGAGAACTGATTGTCCGTAATATCACTACCATGGCAAAAGCTAGAAAACCGATGAAAAGATTGTGGATCTCTTCCTTAACGGAGAAAGCCATTGTGCAAGGTTTTCAGAATCTGAAAGATGAAAGTGAAACGCGAAGTCTTTACCATGAAGCTTACTCAAGGGCATGCGCGGACTGGCTTGTTGGTATGAATGCTTCGAGGGCCTATAGTCTCCTTCTGCAGGGGCAGGGGATGTCGGATGTCTTTTCAGCCGGCAGGGTCCAGACCCCGACTCTTGCTTTGATCGTAAAAAGGGAAGAAGAGATTGAACGATTTAAAAGTGAACCCTTCTGGGAAGTGAAGGCCACCTTCAATATGGAAGGAAACCTTTACGAAGGGACCTGGGTCAAGGATGGGAACACACGCATCCAGTCGAAAGAAATGGCTGAAAAAATTGCCGCGTTCTGCCAAAAGGGCAGTGCCCGTGTAAAAGAAGTGAAGACAGAGAGAAAAGAATTTGCACCACCGATGCTTTTCAATTTATCCTCACTGCAGGCTACCATCAATAAAATGTATAAGTTCTCTCCCAAAAAGACATTGGATATCCTTCAGAAACTCTATCAAAAAGGAATCGTCTCTTATCCACGATCCGATTCCCAGCATGTCACGAAAGGTGAGGCGGAAGCATTTCCGGAAATCCTTTCAAAGCTGAGTCAATTCAAGCCTTACTCCGAATGGATCGTGGAATCACCGCCCAGCCTCATGAACAATAAACGTTTCGTGAATGATCAAAAGGTATCCGATCACTATGCCATCATTCCAACGGAACAAGTAAAAGATCCCGCCAAACTTTCCGAGGAAGAACGAAAAATCTATGATGTGGTGATCAGGAGGCTGATTGCCGCCCATCATGATAAGGCAATCATTGATTACACTTCTGTGTCCACGCTGGTAGAGGAACGAGCAGAATTCTCATCAAAAGGAAAACAAATCATTCAAGAGGGCTGGCGGAAGGTCATCGTCCCGACTGAAAAAGACAACGACGTCATCCTGCCTCCTCTTTCAGAAAACCAAAAGGGAATGGTGACAAGAGCCTCTGTTAAAGAAGGGAAGACCCAGCCTCCCAAGCGATATACAGAAGGCCAGTTGATCACCCTGATGAAGACTGCCGGAAAACACATTGAAAATGATGAACTTGAAAAAGTCCTGAAAGCAACCGAAGGACTTGGAACGGAAGCTACACGGGCGGGTATCATCACGATGCTGAAAGATAGACAGTACATCTTCATCCAAAAGAATATTGTCTATCCGACCGACAAGGCCAGGGTGCTGATCAGAGCGGTAGGCCATCATGTACTTGCCTCCGCCGAGATGACCGCCAAATGGGAGCAAAGACTGCAGGAGATCGGAAAAGGACAAGCCTCCGCACCTGAATTCATGGAGCAAGTGAAAAAGCTAAGTGCGAGCCTTGTAAAACAGGCCACAGAAGAATCAAATCGCTGGGATTTCAACGACCTTGATACATCTTCCATCCAAAGGGAAAGAGGGAAGGGGAAGGGAAAAAGCAGGGTGAAGACCCCGGTCGGCACCTGTCCTAAGTGCGGAGGGAAAGTCATACCCAAAGGGAAATTCTATGGATGCAGCGAGTATAGTAAAACAAAATGCAGCTTCAGCATTTCAAAAAAGATCCTTTCGAAAACGATTCCTCAAGCCCAGGTGAAGAAGCTTCTCAAAGATGGACGTACGGACCGGATTGACGGCTTCAAAAAAGGAGAAAAAGAATTCTCTGCCTATCTTGGTTGGGATCCCCAGGCTAGGAATATACAGTTCCTATTTGACGTAGAGTGA
- a CDS encoding type 1 glutamine amidotransferase domain-containing protein translates to MKKILMVLTNASKIDDEHETGLWLSEFAEPYEEFTNQGYGVDVASLKGGRIPLDPNSLEDGDLVEKWKGVTKELDQTLVLSQLNMEEYVGIFLPGGHGTMFDLPDSPELKSALAHFADNDKVIGAVCHGPAGFVGTKLSNGKWLVEGKNMTGFTNEEEQQTGLDSLMPFLLESRLREQGAKFEKSAPWSDYVITDGKFITGQNPQSSQSTAEAFIKALS, encoded by the coding sequence GTGAAGAAGATTTTAATGGTATTGACCAATGCAAGTAAAATTGATGATGAACATGAAACGGGACTCTGGCTTTCAGAGTTTGCTGAACCATATGAAGAATTTACGAATCAGGGATATGGTGTAGACGTGGCCAGCCTTAAAGGCGGAAGGATCCCCCTCGATCCGAATAGCCTTGAAGACGGCGATCTCGTCGAAAAATGGAAGGGTGTCACGAAAGAGCTTGATCAAACCCTCGTCTTATCTCAGCTCAACATGGAGGAATATGTAGGGATCTTCCTTCCGGGAGGACATGGTACGATGTTCGATCTTCCAGACAGTCCTGAATTGAAGTCGGCGCTTGCTCATTTCGCTGACAACGATAAGGTGATCGGCGCTGTATGCCATGGACCGGCTGGGTTTGTCGGTACGAAGCTTTCAAATGGTAAATGGCTCGTCGAAGGGAAGAACATGACCGGATTCACGAACGAAGAAGAGCAGCAGACAGGGCTTGACTCACTGATGCCGTTCCTTCTTGAATCCCGCCTTCGCGAACAGGGTGCGAAGTTTGAAAAATCGGCACCGTGGAGTGACTATGTGATAACAGATGGTAAATTTATTACCGGACAAAATCCTCAGTCCAGCCAATCAACGGCAGAAGCGTTCATTAAAGCATTATCATGA
- a CDS encoding CidA/LrgA family protein produces MHFLRVASQILGLIVLFETGKWLSATLHLPIPGGILGMGILFLLLSTGVVHDQLLAQGASILLKYLSFLFLPLSVSAIVLIPFMDLYGWKILLVLITSSFIGFVATAIPAMHVVRKGSASHDDDR; encoded by the coding sequence ATGCACTTCTTGCGGGTCGCTTCACAAATTTTGGGACTGATCGTTCTGTTCGAGACAGGAAAATGGCTCTCAGCCACACTCCATCTCCCTATACCCGGTGGGATTTTAGGAATGGGGATCTTATTTCTACTCCTATCGACGGGAGTCGTTCATGATCAACTGTTGGCACAAGGGGCATCCATTCTTTTGAAATATCTTTCGTTCCTGTTCCTTCCTTTGTCAGTCAGTGCCATCGTACTGATTCCATTCATGGATCTATATGGGTGGAAAATTCTTTTGGTACTCATCACCTCAAGCTTCATAGGATTTGTGGCCACTGCAATCCCTGCTATGCATGTCGTACGGAAAGGAAGTGCTTCCCATGACGATGACCGGTGA
- a CDS encoding LrgB family protein yields MTMTGEIVAISASAIIFLLANLLYKKWTYPLLLPIFTSTLVIIGGLLFIELPYAQYAEWTRGITYLLGPATVALAYPLYHQRRYLKAYALPIVLGLVIGSLAQMTISFYMGKFLRLPEDWNLAVMIKTITTPVALGVGDIIGAKIEVIPSVVIITGMLGAMAIIPLLRILRIDDAIVTGLTFGVTSHGVGTARALKEGEVEGAVSGAAMALTSMVLSVIIPLVFFLFS; encoded by the coding sequence ATGACGATGACCGGTGAGATCGTGGCCATATCCGCCAGTGCGATAATTTTCCTATTAGCCAATCTCTTGTATAAAAAATGGACTTATCCGCTCCTGCTACCAATCTTCACCTCCACACTGGTGATCATCGGGGGACTACTATTCATCGAGCTTCCGTACGCTCAATATGCTGAATGGACCAGGGGCATCACCTATCTTCTAGGACCGGCAACGGTTGCTCTTGCGTATCCCCTGTATCACCAGAGGAGATACTTGAAAGCCTATGCACTTCCGATTGTACTCGGTTTGGTGATTGGGAGCCTGGCACAAATGACGATTTCGTTTTATATGGGGAAATTCCTACGCCTTCCAGAAGATTGGAACCTTGCCGTCATGATCAAAACGATCACCACTCCCGTCGCACTTGGGGTGGGGGATATCATCGGGGCAAAGATCGAGGTCATCCCATCAGTCGTCATCATAACAGGTATGCTTGGAGCCATGGCCATTATTCCACTTCTGAGAATCCTGCGCATAGACGATGCCATCGTTACCGGTCTGACCTTCGGCGTCACCTCTCATGGAGTTGGCACGGCAAGGGCCCTTAAAGAGGGGGAAGTGGAGGGAGCCGTTAGCGGAGCCGCGATGGCGCTGACGTCCATGGTACTATCCGTCATCATTCCTCTTGTGTTTTTCCTTTTTTCCTGA
- the map gene encoding type I methionyl aminopeptidase: protein MIVRNDEELNALKEIGRIVAEIRDELRNQTKPGVTTKELDEIAGRMFEEAGALSGPKGEYDFPGYTCISVNEEVAHGIPGSRIINEGDLVNVDVSGSKNGFYADTGISFVVGQGEGVLTELCETAIKSFEAGLRKAKAGSKLNGIGKAVHNEARKNGFTVIMNLTGHGVGKSLHEKPDHVLNYFDPWDNALLKEGMVLAFEPFVSTEAQNVIEKGDGWTYITPDGSKVAQIEHTIVITKGEPIILTQL from the coding sequence ATGATAGTACGTAATGATGAAGAACTGAATGCACTTAAAGAAATAGGCAGGATTGTCGCGGAGATCCGTGATGAATTGAGAAACCAAACGAAACCTGGTGTGACGACCAAGGAACTCGATGAGATTGCAGGACGCATGTTTGAAGAAGCGGGAGCCCTTTCAGGACCAAAAGGAGAATATGATTTTCCAGGTTACACATGTATTTCCGTGAATGAAGAAGTAGCTCATGGCATCCCAGGCAGCCGGATCATAAATGAAGGGGATCTCGTGAATGTGGATGTATCGGGCTCTAAGAACGGTTTCTATGCCGATACCGGAATCTCATTTGTGGTTGGTCAAGGAGAAGGCGTTTTGACAGAGCTTTGCGAAACGGCAATCAAATCATTCGAAGCTGGACTGCGTAAAGCAAAAGCAGGATCCAAGCTCAATGGAATCGGAAAGGCCGTACACAATGAAGCAAGAAAGAATGGATTCACCGTCATCATGAACCTGACTGGCCATGGAGTGGGGAAATCCCTTCACGAAAAGCCGGATCATGTGTTGAATTATTTCGACCCATGGGATAACGCTCTTCTTAAGGAGGGGATGGTTCTTGCGTTCGAGCCTTTCGTTTCAACCGAAGCACAAAACGTCATCGAAAAAGGGGATGGTTGGACATACATCACTCCTGATGGCAGCAAAGTAGCTCAAATTGAGCACACCATCGTCATTACCAAAGGTGAGCCGATCATCCTTACGCAACTATAA
- a CDS encoding 3D domain-containing protein: MKLKKSIISVAAFTTLAVAGGASASAQDIDVKKGDTLWGIAKEYGTSVDQLKKWNNISSDYIYPDQKLTVSSKEYYTVKSGDTLWGISSYYGLSVENLKNWNALDSDLIVPGQELVINFEDKSPSAPVNTSDEAAPAQEKAEVAPEAEAPKAEAPKAEEPKAEEPAKEASTEPAQEESVAKELSVEATAYTADCAGCSGVTATGVNLKDNPDQKVIAVDPSVIPLGSKVYVEGYGYATAADTGGAIKGNKIDVFIPSEDQARDFGRKTVTVKVLD, from the coding sequence ATGAAACTAAAGAAATCGATCATTTCTGTAGCAGCTTTCACCACACTCGCGGTTGCCGGTGGTGCCAGCGCATCAGCACAAGATATCGATGTCAAAAAGGGAGATACGTTATGGGGAATAGCGAAGGAGTATGGTACATCCGTTGATCAACTCAAAAAATGGAACAACATTTCCAGTGACTATATTTACCCTGATCAAAAGCTTACGGTATCTTCTAAAGAATACTACACAGTGAAATCAGGAGACACACTCTGGGGCATCTCTTCTTATTATGGTCTTTCAGTAGAAAACCTTAAGAACTGGAATGCACTGGATAGCGATTTAATCGTTCCGGGCCAAGAGCTCGTTATAAACTTTGAAGATAAATCACCTTCAGCCCCTGTAAATACTTCTGATGAGGCAGCACCTGCCCAAGAAAAAGCAGAGGTAGCTCCAGAAGCTGAAGCACCAAAGGCAGAAGCTCCTAAAGCTGAAGAGCCTAAAGCAGAAGAACCTGCCAAGGAAGCCTCAACTGAGCCGGCTCAAGAAGAGAGCGTGGCAAAAGAACTTTCAGTGGAAGCCACTGCATATACTGCTGACTGTGCAGGATGTTCAGGTGTGACGGCTACTGGTGTCAACCTGAAGGATAATCCTGATCAAAAAGTAATCGCCGTTGATCCAAGCGTGATCCCACTAGGATCTAAAGTATACGTTGAAGGATATGGTTATGCGACTGCAGCAGATACAGGCGGTGCTATCAAAGGAAATAAAATTGACGTATTCATCCCTTCTGAAGACCAAGCAAGAGATTTTGGACGTAAAACAGTAACGGTAAAAGTTTTAGACTAA
- a CDS encoding 3D domain-containing protein: MIKAIISTFTLASIFSIGLAEVSAKGNSKELALADIQHIDQDNYFTDLAERHEDSVDEVKDRKSLIKEGVRNEPQIKKEKKSASKPKAETKKENIEKTVTVKATAYTAHCEGCIGITKTGVDLLANPDERVIAVDPSVIPLGSKVYIEGYGYAKAEDTGGAIKGNRIDIYMEHEKDALAYGVKEGIEVKIID; encoded by the coding sequence ATGATAAAAGCGATCATTTCCACATTTACCCTCGCTTCTATTTTCTCCATCGGACTTGCAGAAGTATCGGCCAAAGGGAATTCCAAGGAATTAGCACTGGCTGATATCCAACATATAGATCAGGATAACTATTTCACAGATCTCGCTGAACGCCATGAGGATTCCGTTGATGAAGTAAAGGACCGAAAATCTCTCATAAAAGAAGGAGTCCGGAACGAACCGCAGATCAAAAAGGAAAAAAAGTCTGCTTCAAAGCCGAAAGCCGAAACAAAAAAAGAGAATATAGAAAAGACGGTAACCGTAAAAGCGACTGCCTACACCGCGCATTGTGAAGGATGCATCGGGATCACCAAAACAGGAGTGGACTTGTTGGCAAACCCGGATGAAAGGGTAATCGCCGTCGATCCCTCAGTCATTCCTCTGGGATCAAAGGTCTATATAGAAGGATATGGGTATGCTAAAGCTGAAGATACCGGAGGCGCTATCAAGGGAAACCGGATTGATATCTATATGGAACATGAAAAAGATGCACTTGCCTATGGAGTAAAGGAAGGTATAGAAGTCAAGATAATCGATTGA